In Streptomyces sp. NBC_00704, a genomic segment contains:
- a CDS encoding DedA family protein, with protein MHVQEWLDTVPAAAVYAVVALVIGLESLGIPLPGEIVLVSAALLSSQHGGVNPVVLGACATAGAVIGDSIGYAIGRKGGRPLLAWLGAKFPRHFSEGHIATAERSFEKWGMWAVFFGRFVALLRIFAGPLAGVLHMPYWKFLTANLLGGIAWAGGTTAVIYYVGVVAESWLKRFSWLGLVLAVLIGLTSMLVIKRKAKRAAQETAGAEAGAEPAVAAEQ; from the coding sequence GTGCACGTGCAGGAATGGCTCGACACGGTGCCCGCTGCGGCCGTCTACGCCGTGGTCGCCCTGGTCATCGGCCTGGAGAGCCTCGGCATTCCGCTGCCCGGCGAGATCGTCCTCGTCTCGGCCGCGCTGCTGTCCTCCCAGCACGGCGGCGTGAACCCGGTCGTGCTGGGCGCGTGCGCCACCGCCGGCGCCGTGATCGGCGACTCCATCGGATACGCCATCGGCCGCAAGGGCGGACGACCGCTGCTGGCCTGGCTGGGCGCGAAGTTCCCCCGCCACTTCAGCGAAGGGCACATCGCCACCGCCGAGCGCTCCTTCGAGAAGTGGGGCATGTGGGCGGTCTTCTTCGGCCGCTTCGTCGCCCTGCTGCGCATCTTCGCCGGACCGCTCGCGGGCGTCCTGCACATGCCGTACTGGAAGTTCCTCACGGCCAACCTGCTCGGCGGCATCGCCTGGGCGGGCGGCACGACGGCCGTCATCTACTACGTCGGCGTCGTGGCGGAGTCCTGGCTGAAGCGGTTCTCGTGGCTGGGCCTGGTGCTGGCGGTCCTGATCGGCCTGACGTCGATGCTCGTCATCAAGCGCAAGGCCAAGCGCGCCGCGCAGGAGACCGCCGGAGCGGAGGCCGGGGCCGAGCCCGCGGTCGCCGCCGAGCAGTAG
- a CDS encoding gamma carbonic anhydrase family protein, with amino-acid sequence MTHRALIVGIGGREPQVHEEAFVAPTASVIGDVTLEAGASVWYGAVVRGDVERITVRTDANIQDNVTLHADPGFPVTIGERVSVGHNAVVHGATVGDDCLVGMGATVLNGAVIGAGSLVAAQALVPQGMQIPPGSLVAGVPARVKRELSEEERQGVTLNGTFYADLAKAHGEIHE; translated from the coding sequence ATGACGCACAGGGCGCTGATCGTGGGCATCGGCGGCAGGGAACCCCAGGTCCACGAGGAGGCGTTCGTGGCGCCGACCGCCTCGGTGATCGGGGACGTCACCCTGGAGGCGGGGGCCAGTGTCTGGTACGGCGCGGTCGTGCGCGGGGACGTGGAACGGATCACCGTCCGCACGGACGCCAACATCCAGGACAACGTGACGCTGCATGCCGACCCCGGCTTCCCGGTGACCATCGGCGAGCGGGTCTCGGTCGGTCACAACGCCGTGGTGCACGGCGCGACCGTGGGCGACGACTGCCTCGTCGGCATGGGGGCGACGGTGCTCAACGGGGCCGTGATCGGGGCCGGTTCACTCGTCGCCGCACAGGCGCTCGTGCCGCAGGGGATGCAGATCCCGCCGGGATCGCTGGTGGCCGGGGTGCCGGCCAGGGTGAAGCGGGAGCTGAGCGAGGAGGAGCGGCAGGGCGTGACGTTGAACGGCACGTTCTATGCGGACCTGGCCAAGGCCCACGGGGAGATCCACGAGTAG